From the Jatrophihabitans endophyticus genome, one window contains:
- a CDS encoding TetR family transcriptional regulator produces the protein MTGLRERKRTASRSGTVDAAFRLFLRDGYDDVTVAQICDEAGIGRRTFFRYFAAKEDVLLEPMREIAASVDLAIAAAPAELPDAEALRHALSALADDSLHRRRRLVEMRTVLRDSRPEHVSAATVLSDHEWRIAGLLAARHGHDEPDWRTRLMVARTIAGFRVWLDDVVTGAVADPRAHLQTILDAPLAA, from the coding sequence GTGACCGGACTGCGGGAGCGCAAGCGGACGGCGAGCCGCAGCGGCACGGTCGACGCCGCGTTCCGGCTCTTCTTGCGCGACGGCTACGACGACGTCACCGTGGCGCAGATCTGCGACGAGGCGGGCATCGGCCGGCGCACCTTCTTCCGCTACTTCGCGGCCAAGGAGGACGTCCTGCTCGAACCGATGCGCGAGATCGCGGCCAGCGTCGACCTCGCGATCGCCGCGGCGCCGGCCGAGCTCCCGGACGCCGAGGCGCTGCGGCACGCGCTGTCGGCCCTGGCCGACGACTCGCTGCACCGCCGGCGGCGGCTCGTGGAGATGCGCACGGTGCTGCGCGACAGCCGGCCCGAGCACGTGTCGGCCGCGACCGTGCTCTCCGACCACGAATGGCGCATCGCCGGCCTGCTCGCCGCCCGGCACGGCCACGACGAGCCCGACTGGCGCACCCGGCTGATGGTCGCACGCACCATCGCCGGGTTCCGGGTGTGGCTCGACGACGTCGTCACGGGCGCGGTCGCCGATCCCCGCGCGCACCTGCAGACGATCCTCGACGCCCCGCTCGCCGCGTGA
- a CDS encoding sulfotransferase family protein, whose product MALPDFLLVGAPKAGSTALHAALVGHPQLYLSDPKEPKFFLTDGRRPRRSEQRGPGDAHSAQEWVWRRDRYEALFAGAPPGTLAGESTPFYLWDAESHRRMARLVPAARLIAVIRDPVDRAYSNWTHLRADGLEPEADFLRACDLEAQRAERGWAPFWRYQGLGRYGEQLAHLFEHFPREQVAVVRYRELIDSPAETLDRLTGFLGVDRGVVTAIPGSNVSSWAADGVVNAGLRRAVRAGAALGSLAPPAVWRQASRPLLAALHRGPGARPSLDVAVRRELVGRFADDIALLEELLGNSYQDWLGDSGRGTYAVRRSLAPSERDASQ is encoded by the coding sequence ATGGCGCTGCCGGACTTCCTCCTCGTCGGGGCCCCCAAGGCGGGGTCGACGGCGCTGCACGCCGCGCTCGTCGGGCACCCGCAGCTCTACCTCTCCGACCCGAAGGAACCCAAGTTCTTCCTGACCGACGGGCGCCGGCCGCGGCGGAGCGAGCAGCGGGGACCGGGCGACGCGCACAGCGCGCAGGAGTGGGTGTGGCGGCGCGACCGCTACGAGGCGTTGTTCGCCGGGGCGCCACCCGGGACGCTGGCGGGCGAGAGCACGCCCTTCTACCTCTGGGACGCCGAGTCGCACCGGCGCATGGCGCGGCTCGTCCCGGCGGCCAGGCTCATCGCGGTGATCCGCGATCCCGTCGACCGCGCCTACTCGAACTGGACGCACCTGCGCGCCGACGGTCTCGAGCCCGAGGCCGACTTCCTGCGGGCGTGCGACCTGGAGGCCCAGCGGGCCGAGCGGGGTTGGGCGCCGTTCTGGCGGTACCAGGGCCTCGGCCGCTACGGCGAGCAGCTGGCGCACCTGTTCGAGCACTTCCCGCGCGAGCAGGTCGCGGTCGTCCGGTACCGCGAACTCATCGACTCACCGGCCGAGACCCTGGACCGGTTGACCGGCTTCCTCGGCGTCGACCGGGGGGTGGTCACCGCCATCCCCGGCTCGAACGTGTCGAGCTGGGCCGCGGACGGCGTCGTGAACGCGGGGCTGCGCCGAGCGGTCCGCGCCGGCGCGGCGCTCGGCTCGCTCGCCCCGCCGGCCGTGTGGCGGCAGGCCTCGCGACCGCTGCTCGCCGCGTTGCACCGCGGACCGGGCGCGCGACCGTCGCTGGACGTCGCGGTGCGGCGCGAGCTCGTCGGCCGGTTCGCCGACGACATCGCGCTGCTGGAGGAGCTGCTCGGCAACTCCTATCAGGACTGGCTGGGCGACTCGGGCCGCGGCACGTACGCGGTGCGCAGGTCGTTGGCGCCGTCCGAGCGTGACGCCTCCCAGTAG
- a CDS encoding MFS transporter: MTVSTDRSARTTPAEHDHDGWTAQRIAALAVVGVGGLLVSLTQSLLVPVLPTIEADLGSSATATQWLLTSTLLVAAVAVPVVGRLADLYGKKRMLLVSSVALTVGSLVSALSTSLAPMLVGRAIVGVSTVAIPVGISLIGTVLPRHLASSGIALVSATLGIGGALGLPLAGLVAEHSDYHVLFWICVVGGALAFAGTLVSLPETDRAEHGRMDYPGSLLLAAALVSLLLPLSQGGSWGWGSARTLALFAAAAVLFVAFVSLELWRRSPLVDVRSAAKAPILLTNIASICVGFALFASLIGTASYVQAPEASGYGFGSSILVAGLCLLPSGLAMLLLSPVSARISDRFGPKITLALGAAIVAAGFVVRMVCTGALWEVIVGTSIAGAGTGIAYAAMPGLINLATPRAALAAANSLNALCRSLGSSLASAVGGTILAAQVITLGPATLPSLTGYRILFALCAGAALLGAVIALLVPRVPHRD, translated from the coding sequence ATGACGGTCTCGACCGATAGGTCCGCTCGCACCACCCCCGCCGAGCACGATCACGACGGCTGGACGGCCCAACGCATCGCAGCGCTCGCCGTCGTCGGCGTGGGCGGCCTGCTCGTCTCGCTGACGCAGTCCCTGCTGGTGCCGGTGCTGCCCACGATCGAGGCCGATCTCGGCAGCTCGGCCACCGCGACCCAGTGGCTGCTGACCTCCACGCTGCTCGTCGCGGCGGTGGCGGTGCCCGTCGTCGGCCGGCTCGCCGACCTGTACGGCAAGAAGCGGATGCTCCTCGTCTCCTCGGTCGCGCTCACGGTCGGCTCGCTGGTCTCCGCGCTGAGCACGTCACTGGCGCCGATGCTGGTCGGCCGGGCGATCGTCGGCGTCTCGACGGTGGCCATCCCCGTCGGCATCAGCCTCATCGGCACCGTCCTGCCGCGCCACCTCGCGTCCTCGGGCATCGCGCTCGTGAGTGCCACGCTGGGCATCGGTGGAGCGCTCGGCCTGCCGTTGGCCGGCCTGGTGGCCGAGCACTCCGACTACCACGTGCTGTTCTGGATCTGCGTCGTCGGTGGGGCGCTGGCCTTCGCCGGCACGCTCGTCTCGCTGCCGGAGACGGACCGGGCCGAGCACGGCCGGATGGACTACCCGGGCTCGCTGCTGCTCGCGGCCGCGCTCGTCAGCCTGCTGCTGCCGTTGAGCCAGGGCGGCAGCTGGGGGTGGGGCTCCGCCCGCACGCTGGCGCTCTTCGCCGCCGCCGCCGTGCTGTTCGTCGCGTTCGTCTCGCTCGAGCTGTGGCGGCGCTCGCCGCTGGTGGACGTCCGCAGTGCGGCCAAGGCGCCGATCCTGCTCACCAACATCGCCTCGATCTGCGTCGGCTTCGCCCTGTTCGCGAGCCTGATCGGCACCGCGTCCTACGTGCAGGCGCCCGAGGCGTCCGGGTACGGGTTCGGCTCGTCGATCCTGGTCGCGGGGCTGTGCCTGCTGCCCAGCGGCCTGGCGATGCTGCTGCTCTCGCCGGTGTCGGCGCGCATCTCCGACCGCTTCGGCCCCAAGATCACGCTCGCGCTCGGGGCGGCGATCGTCGCCGCCGGCTTCGTGGTGCGGATGGTGTGCACGGGAGCGCTGTGGGAGGTCATCGTGGGCACGAGCATCGCCGGGGCCGGAACCGGTATCGCCTACGCCGCCATGCCGGGGTTGATCAACCTGGCGACGCCGCGGGCCGCCCTCGCCGCCGCGAACAGCCTCAACGCCCTGTGCCGCAGCCTCGGCAGCTCGCTGGCGAGCGCCGTCGGCGGCACGATCCTCGCCGCGCAGGTCATCACGCTGGGGCCGGCCACCCTGCCGTCGCTCACCGGCTACCGCATCCTGTTCGCCCTCTGCGCGGGCGCGGCGCTGCTCGGTGCCGTCATCGCGCTGCTGGTCCCGCGGGTGCCGCACCGGGACTGA
- a CDS encoding OsmC family protein, producing the protein MAREHHFASRLRWSGSTAAGYRGYERTHTVTTPPAAQALQVSAAPAFLGDETHANPEQLVLAAASSCQLLSFLAEAARAGIEVVDYADDAAAVMPVTRGPMAITRIELRPVITVAAGTNHEAVERAAHRGHEQCFIANSLRSEVVVEVTVREAGTTRPAT; encoded by the coding sequence ATGGCCCGGGAACACCACTTCGCCTCACGGTTGCGCTGGAGCGGGTCGACGGCGGCCGGTTATCGCGGGTACGAGCGCACGCACACGGTGACGACGCCGCCCGCGGCGCAAGCCCTGCAGGTCAGCGCGGCTCCCGCCTTCCTCGGCGACGAGACCCACGCCAACCCCGAGCAGCTCGTCCTCGCCGCGGCGAGCTCGTGCCAGCTGCTGTCCTTCCTCGCCGAGGCGGCGCGCGCCGGGATCGAGGTCGTCGACTACGCCGACGACGCGGCGGCGGTCATGCCCGTCACGCGGGGCCCGATGGCCATCACGCGCATCGAGCTGCGCCCGGTGATCACGGTGGCGGCCGGGACCAATCACGAGGCGGTCGAGCGTGCCGCGCACCGGGGCCACGAACAGTGCTTCATCGCCAACTCGCTGCGCAGCGAGGTCGTCGTCGAGGTCACGGTCCGCGAGGCCGGGACGACGCGGCCCGCGACGTAA
- a CDS encoding MFS transporter has protein sequence MSITCAVPPRIEAGSRELRRLNLAMLAAGLSAFALLYATQALLPEIGVEFGVGATTASLTVSVTTGVLALTVLPMSAMAERLGRTRVMTAGLAVAAVSVVAGAAAPGFGSFLALRALDGLALAAVVAVAVGHIGDEVETGASGAAIGVYVSGTTVGGLLGRLVPAGVSEVASYRWSMAALGLVGAVGAAVFTLLAAPARHRPSPDGGRAAIGRQLADPGIRRLCGAAVLLMGGFVGTYNFLTFRLGRAPFDWSPAVVGLVFLAYLAGTVTSTVAARRAARHGPRAVVLAGAVLATAGLALTVPDTPLTVLPGLVVFTAGFFAAHSVASGWAATRAVDHRSQAAALYLMAYYVGSCVGGTALGLAWSAGGWPATVLVVGCCYLAAAVLVTDVPGGRRDQRV, from the coding sequence GTGAGCATCACCTGCGCCGTCCCGCCCCGCATCGAGGCCGGCAGTCGCGAGCTGCGCCGATTGAACCTGGCCATGCTCGCGGCCGGTCTGTCCGCGTTCGCGCTGCTGTACGCGACGCAGGCCCTGCTGCCCGAGATCGGCGTCGAGTTCGGCGTCGGGGCGACGACGGCCAGCCTCACCGTGTCGGTGACGACCGGCGTGCTGGCGCTGACCGTCCTGCCGATGTCCGCGATGGCCGAACGCCTCGGCCGGACGCGGGTCATGACCGCCGGTCTCGCCGTGGCGGCGGTGTCGGTCGTGGCCGGCGCCGCCGCCCCGGGCTTCGGGTCGTTCCTCGCGTTGCGCGCGCTGGACGGACTCGCGCTCGCCGCCGTCGTCGCGGTGGCGGTGGGGCACATCGGCGACGAGGTCGAGACCGGTGCGAGCGGAGCGGCGATCGGCGTCTACGTCTCGGGGACGACCGTCGGCGGTCTGCTCGGCCGGCTGGTGCCGGCCGGGGTGAGCGAGGTCGCGTCCTACCGGTGGTCGATGGCGGCGCTGGGGCTCGTCGGCGCCGTCGGCGCGGCGGTGTTCACCCTGCTCGCGGCACCGGCGCGCCACCGTCCGTCCCCTGACGGCGGCCGCGCCGCGATCGGTCGTCAGCTGGCCGACCCCGGCATCCGCCGGCTGTGTGGTGCCGCCGTGCTGCTCATGGGCGGCTTTGTGGGCACCTACAACTTCCTGACCTTCCGGCTGGGCCGTGCCCCGTTCGACTGGTCACCGGCGGTGGTGGGGCTCGTCTTCCTGGCCTATCTGGCCGGCACGGTGACCTCGACGGTCGCCGCGCGCCGCGCCGCCCGGCACGGCCCCCGCGCCGTCGTCCTGGCCGGCGCGGTGCTGGCCACGGCGGGCCTGGCCCTCACCGTCCCGGACACCCCGCTGACCGTGCTGCCGGGGCTGGTCGTGTTCACCGCCGGGTTCTTCGCCGCGCACTCGGTCGCGAGCGGCTGGGCTGCCACGCGCGCCGTCGACCATCGCTCGCAGGCCGCCGCGCTCTACCTCATGGCCTACTACGTGGGCTCGTGCGTCGGCGGCACCGCTCTCGGCCTCGCCTGGTCCGCGGGCGGCTGGCCGGCCACCGTCCTCGTCGTCGGCTGCTGCTACCTGGCCGCGGCCGTCCTCGTCACCGACGTGCCGGGCGGCCGCCGCGATCAGCGGGTGTGA
- a CDS encoding helix-turn-helix domain-containing protein: MTSTVGRPVGVLLREWRERRRLSQLELSSRAEVSTRHLSFVETGRSRPTPELILRLTEQLDVPLRERNQVLLAGGYAPAYPQHGLDAPALAGVRAALRRVLDGHQPYPALVLNRWWEVQDANAALGVMTAGCAARLLAPPVNALRLSLHPDGLAPRIANLAQWRGRLLAQLQHRVERTGDPRLRALHAELLGYAGDDVQAPPPTARADDVVVPLRLRDGAAELSLFSISAAVETAADVTVDELVIECFYPADDDTAARLRALAVSPGAAPAGPAAR; this comes from the coding sequence ATGACCTCCACGGTGGGACGACCGGTCGGCGTGCTGTTGCGCGAATGGCGCGAGCGGCGCCGGCTCAGCCAGCTGGAGCTCTCCTCGCGGGCCGAGGTCTCGACCCGCCACCTGAGCTTCGTCGAGACCGGCCGGTCGCGGCCGACCCCGGAACTGATCCTGCGCCTGACCGAGCAGCTCGACGTCCCGCTCCGCGAACGCAACCAGGTGCTGCTCGCCGGCGGGTACGCACCCGCCTACCCGCAACACGGCCTCGACGCCCCGGCGCTGGCCGGCGTGCGTGCCGCGCTGCGCCGCGTCCTCGACGGTCACCAGCCCTACCCCGCACTGGTCCTGAACCGCTGGTGGGAGGTGCAGGACGCGAACGCCGCCCTGGGGGTGATGACCGCGGGGTGCGCCGCGAGGCTGCTGGCGCCGCCGGTCAACGCGTTGCGACTCAGCCTGCACCCCGACGGCCTCGCGCCGCGGATCGCCAACCTGGCACAGTGGCGCGGCCGGCTGCTCGCGCAGCTGCAGCATCGCGTGGAACGCACCGGCGACCCGCGGCTGCGCGCCCTGCATGCGGAGCTGCTCGGTTACGCCGGCGACGACGTCCAGGCGCCGCCGCCGACCGCGCGGGCCGACGACGTCGTCGTCCCGCTGCGGCTGCGCGACGGCGCCGCGGAGCTGTCGTTGTTCTCGATCTCGGCGGCGGTCGAGACCGCCGCCGACGTCACCGTCGACGAGCTCGTGATCGAGTGCTTCTACCCGGCCGACGACGACACCGCGGCCCGGCTGCGCGCCCTGGCCGTCAGTCCCGGTGCGGCACCCGCGGGACCAGCAGCGCGATGA
- a CDS encoding glutamate-5-semialdehyde dehydrogenase, whose product MSEQTASETDVRACAARGRDAAAELAPLSRAAKDAALRAMADALDGATDDVLAANARDVARGREAGLGDGLLDRLTLTVDRVAAMAQGLRDVAQLADPVGEVVRGYSQPNGLEIRQVRVPFGVVAMIYEARPNVTVDAAGLAIKSGNAALLRGSASARESNTALVDVLSRAAEKAGLPRDAVQLVPGTDRSSVLHLLRARGLVDLVIPRGGAGLIDHVVQNATVPVIETGVGNVHVYVDAAADLDVAERIVVNAKASRVSVCNAAETLLVHRAVADAFVPRIVAALQAADVVVHGDDAFAACAGVLPAGDDDWGREYLSLDIAARVVDDIDEALAHIRRWSSGHTEAIVTGDLAASRHFVARVDSAAVMVNASTRFTDGGEFGFGAEIGISTQKLHARGPMGLTELTSTKWVVTGDGHTR is encoded by the coding sequence GTGAGCGAGCAGACGGCCTCCGAGACCGACGTCCGGGCGTGCGCGGCCCGCGGCCGCGACGCGGCGGCCGAGCTGGCCCCGCTCTCACGCGCGGCGAAGGACGCCGCACTGCGGGCCATGGCCGACGCCCTCGACGGCGCCACGGACGACGTGCTCGCCGCGAACGCGCGCGACGTCGCCCGCGGCCGCGAGGCCGGCCTGGGCGACGGACTGCTCGACCGCCTCACGCTCACCGTCGACCGGGTCGCCGCCATGGCGCAGGGTTTGCGCGACGTCGCGCAATTAGCCGATCCGGTGGGTGAGGTCGTCCGCGGGTATTCGCAGCCGAACGGCCTCGAGATCCGGCAGGTGCGGGTGCCGTTCGGCGTCGTCGCCATGATCTACGAGGCCCGCCCCAACGTCACCGTCGACGCCGCGGGCCTCGCGATCAAGAGCGGCAACGCGGCGCTGCTGCGCGGCTCGGCCTCGGCCCGCGAGTCGAACACCGCGCTCGTCGACGTCCTCTCGCGCGCCGCCGAGAAGGCGGGCCTGCCGCGCGACGCCGTGCAGCTCGTCCCGGGCACCGACCGCTCGTCGGTGCTGCACCTGCTGCGGGCGCGGGGGCTGGTCGACCTCGTTATCCCGCGCGGGGGAGCGGGGCTCATCGACCACGTCGTCCAGAACGCCACGGTGCCGGTGATCGAGACCGGGGTCGGCAACGTCCACGTCTACGTCGACGCCGCGGCCGATCTCGACGTGGCCGAACGGATCGTCGTCAACGCCAAGGCGTCGCGGGTGAGCGTGTGCAACGCCGCCGAGACCCTGCTCGTGCACCGCGCGGTCGCCGACGCGTTCGTGCCGCGGATCGTCGCGGCGCTGCAGGCCGCCGACGTCGTGGTGCACGGCGACGACGCCTTCGCTGCGTGTGCCGGCGTACTGCCCGCGGGCGACGACGACTGGGGGCGCGAGTACCTGTCGCTCGACATCGCGGCGCGCGTCGTCGACGACATCGACGAGGCGCTCGCGCACATCCGGCGCTGGTCGTCCGGGCACACCGAGGCGATCGTCACCGGTGACCTCGCCGCGTCGCGCCACTTCGTCGCGCGGGTGGACTCCGCGGCGGTGATGGTCAACGCGTCGACCCGCTTCACCGACGGCGGCGAGTTCGGCTTCGGCGCCGAGATCGGGATCTCGACCCAGAAGCTGCACGCGCGCGGGCCGATGGGGTTGACCGAGCTCACCTCGACGAAGTGGGTCGTCACCGGCGACGGTCACACCCGCTGA
- a CDS encoding nuclear transport factor 2 family protein codes for MTTTANDTTDSTAHDLRAAYLDTWNATEPAGRRALLARHWAPDASYVDPLATATGTDELDATIAAVQAQFPGFVFTALGEADGHQRLVRFRWALGPAGADAVVEGFDVLVTDGAGRIRQVLGFLDRVPG; via the coding sequence ATGACCACCACAGCGAACGACACCACCGACAGCACCGCTCACGACCTGCGCGCCGCCTACCTCGACACGTGGAACGCGACCGAGCCGGCCGGGCGCCGCGCCCTGCTGGCACGGCACTGGGCTCCCGACGCGTCCTACGTCGACCCGCTCGCCACCGCCACCGGAACCGACGAGCTCGACGCGACGATCGCCGCCGTCCAGGCGCAGTTCCCCGGCTTCGTCTTCACTGCGCTCGGCGAGGCCGACGGCCACCAGCGCCTGGTGCGGTTCCGCTGGGCGCTCGGCCCGGCGGGCGCCGACGCGGTGGTCGAGGGCTTCGACGTCCTCGTCACCGACGGGGCCGGGCGCATTCGGCAGGTGCTGGGGTTCCTCGACCGGGTACCCGGCTGA
- a CDS encoding prenyltransferase, giving the protein MSSTAPALGKPPARQRGPFAWVGAFTGFYPAQASEFSHLDPVTRFLYAARSVILVISAQSALMAGLLAATDRRLAWLPFALVFVGYLVLHAISNLSNDYFGYRRGHDTDDSPRRRYTLHPIASGAVTPRLLATGLVVLGVVAIAIAAYFVALRGWPAGWLAVVGAVLLYAYDAAPRALKELGLGEVAAFAVWGPLMIGGGYYVVTGHWSGAAFVASVPPGLGVMSILVGKHIDQREFDTVHNQRTLPLILGDTVARRFDQVSVAAMYVVTVLAILLGSLTPFALVSVVALPRALRALRVMNDPAPAEPPAGYVGWPLWYHRVCLVHNRAFGWLFVLGLAAGAFFPDVRIG; this is encoded by the coding sequence ATGAGTAGTACCGCGCCCGCCCTGGGCAAGCCCCCGGCACGGCAGCGGGGGCCGTTCGCGTGGGTCGGCGCCTTCACCGGCTTCTACCCCGCGCAGGCGTCGGAGTTCTCGCACCTCGACCCGGTCACCCGGTTCCTCTACGCCGCCCGCAGCGTGATCCTGGTGATCTCGGCGCAGTCGGCCCTCATGGCCGGTCTGCTGGCCGCCACCGATCGTCGTTTGGCCTGGCTGCCCTTCGCCCTGGTCTTCGTCGGCTACCTGGTGCTGCACGCGATCAGCAACCTGTCCAACGACTACTTCGGGTACCGCCGGGGACACGACACCGACGACTCGCCGCGGCGACGCTACACGCTGCACCCGATCGCCAGCGGCGCGGTGACGCCGCGGCTGCTCGCCACCGGGCTCGTCGTCCTCGGCGTCGTGGCGATCGCCATCGCCGCCTACTTCGTCGCGCTGCGCGGCTGGCCGGCCGGCTGGCTCGCCGTCGTCGGCGCGGTCCTGCTCTACGCCTACGACGCCGCGCCGCGTGCCCTCAAGGAGCTCGGGCTCGGGGAGGTCGCCGCCTTCGCGGTGTGGGGCCCGTTGATGATCGGCGGCGGCTACTACGTCGTCACCGGCCACTGGTCCGGCGCCGCGTTCGTGGCCTCGGTGCCACCGGGGCTCGGCGTGATGTCGATCCTGGTCGGCAAGCACATCGACCAGCGCGAGTTCGACACCGTGCACAACCAGCGCACGCTGCCGCTCATCCTCGGCGACACCGTCGCCCGGCGGTTCGACCAGGTGTCGGTCGCGGCGATGTACGTGGTGACGGTGCTGGCGATCCTGCTCGGCTCGTTGACCCCGTTCGCGCTCGTGAGCGTGGTGGCGCTGCCCCGGGCACTGCGCGCGCTGCGGGTCATGAACGACCCCGCACCGGCCGAGCCGCCCGCGGGCTACGTCGGCTGGCCGCTCTGGTACCACCGGGTCTGTCTCGTCCACAACCGTGCCTTCGGCTGGCTGTTCGTGCTCGGCCTGGCGGCCGGCGCGTTCTTCCCGGACGTCCGGATCGGCTGA
- a CDS encoding LysR family transcriptional regulator, with the protein MAYETAGLAPGLEQLVAVVEAGSITAAAVRLGTPQPTLSRAIARLGRELGTELVVRDGRGVRLTRQGEQLAEHATRALREVRAGVATVRADADADAGHVVLGFLHSMGPRAVPSLLRGFRDAHPGVSIGLVQEASDVVLDGVLAGRIDLALASPVPDRPELRRRALARQPLVAVVPAKHRLAARSRVRPADLAGEPVITLRPGYGVRSLTDALLRRAGLPLTYAFESDEMTTVAGLVAAGLGVAVLPRGAASGSGAVEIALSAPGPARVISLAWSARRTSTAPVTALRRHLLAHGPPALASA; encoded by the coding sequence ATGGCGTATGAGACGGCCGGCCTCGCGCCGGGCCTGGAGCAACTGGTCGCCGTGGTCGAGGCGGGCAGCATCACCGCCGCCGCGGTGCGCCTCGGCACGCCGCAGCCGACGCTGAGCCGTGCGATCGCCCGGCTCGGGCGCGAGCTCGGCACCGAGCTCGTCGTCCGCGACGGTCGGGGCGTTCGGTTGACTCGGCAGGGAGAGCAGCTCGCCGAGCATGCGACCCGTGCCCTGCGTGAGGTGCGTGCCGGCGTGGCGACCGTGCGCGCGGACGCCGACGCCGATGCCGGCCACGTCGTCCTCGGCTTCCTGCACAGCATGGGGCCGCGGGCGGTGCCGTCGCTGCTGCGCGGCTTCCGCGACGCGCATCCCGGAGTCTCGATCGGGTTGGTGCAGGAGGCGAGTGACGTCGTGCTCGACGGCGTGCTCGCCGGACGCATCGACCTCGCCCTCGCTTCGCCGGTCCCGGACCGGCCGGAGTTGCGCCGGCGGGCCCTTGCCCGGCAGCCGTTGGTGGCGGTGGTGCCGGCGAAGCACCGGCTCGCGGCGCGCAGTCGCGTGCGGCCGGCCGATCTCGCCGGCGAGCCCGTGATCACGTTGCGCCCGGGGTACGGCGTTCGCTCGCTCACCGACGCGCTGCTGCGGCGTGCGGGACTGCCCCTGACGTACGCCTTCGAGAGCGACGAGATGACGACGGTCGCGGGCCTCGTGGCCGCCGGGCTCGGGGTGGCGGTGCTGCCGCGCGGCGCGGCGAGCGGTTCGGGCGCCGTCGAGATCGCGTTGAGCGCGCCGGGGCCGGCGCGGGTGATCTCGCTGGCCTGGTCGGCGAGGCGAACGTCGACCGCGCCGGTCACGGCGCTCCGGCGGCACCTCCTCGCCCACGGCCCGCCGGCCCTGGCGTCGGCCTAG